From the Amycolatopsis thermoflava N1165 genome, one window contains:
- a CDS encoding Asp/Glu racemase has translation MKRHVQGPEPQTGVGIVAPYDFARDRELWRWVPPTVSLFIARTGGSPEGDNLDSMSALNRPATVRRPTREVCAVGAEVVIYACTACSFVGGTLGEAALRQAMLDAGAPRALTTSGAAVSALRTVKAQRVAVVHPYERPVGNRLRDFLCTAGFDVVACTPLGIPVREVLTAGYAEVAELIHAGDRPDADAIFVSCTALPTYDLIAPLEAELGKPIVTANQATVWAALRALDLNATGPDQTLLNL, from the coding sequence ATGAAACGCCACGTTCAGGGGCCGGAACCCCAGACGGGCGTCGGCATCGTCGCGCCCTACGACTTCGCCCGTGACCGCGAGCTGTGGCGGTGGGTGCCGCCGACCGTGAGCCTGTTCATCGCCCGCACCGGCGGCTCGCCCGAGGGCGACAACCTCGATTCGATGTCGGCGCTCAACCGGCCCGCCACCGTCCGCCGCCCGACGCGTGAGGTGTGCGCGGTCGGCGCCGAGGTCGTGATCTACGCCTGCACCGCGTGCAGCTTCGTCGGCGGCACGCTCGGCGAGGCCGCGCTGCGCCAGGCCATGCTGGACGCAGGCGCGCCCCGTGCGCTGACCACGTCGGGGGCGGCGGTGTCCGCGCTGCGCACCGTCAAGGCGCAGCGGGTCGCGGTCGTGCACCCCTACGAGCGCCCGGTGGGCAACCGCCTGCGCGACTTCCTGTGCACGGCCGGGTTCGACGTCGTCGCGTGCACGCCGCTGGGCATCCCGGTGCGCGAGGTGCTGACCGCCGGCTACGCCGAGGTGGCGGAGCTGATCCACGCGGGCGACCGCCCGGACGCGGACGCGATCTTTGTCAGCTGCACCGCACTGCCGACGTACGACCTCATCGCGCCCCTGGAAGCGGAGCTCGGCAAGCCGATCGTGACCGCCAACCAGGCGACGGTGTGGGCGGCGCTGCGCGCGCTGGACCTGAACGCGACCGGGCCGGACCAGACGCTGCTCAACCTCTAA
- a CDS encoding class I SAM-dependent methyltransferase — protein sequence MTLAQGDFTTLAESYSRYREGYSPAVRDAILGLCARPVCSLDVADVGAGTGIWSRMLAARLPASLTAVEPNDAMREQGIEDSYGLRITWRAGSGERTGLDDASADLLTMASSFHWVEFDAGLREFRRVLRPGGWFAALWNPRDVEANPLLAEIEGEIRRLKPDLRRVSSGRSGVTATLTARLAAEPGYGPPLYLEGRHVVRQTVEHYLGVWRSANDVQAQLGPEAFAKFLDHAREALAGHDVVETTYLTRAWAVRRLP from the coding sequence ATGACCCTGGCGCAGGGTGACTTCACCACGCTCGCGGAAAGCTACTCGCGCTACCGCGAGGGCTACTCGCCCGCGGTGCGGGACGCGATCCTCGGCCTGTGCGCGCGGCCGGTGTGCAGCCTCGACGTGGCCGACGTCGGCGCGGGCACCGGCATCTGGAGCCGGATGCTGGCCGCGCGGCTGCCCGCGTCGCTGACCGCCGTCGAGCCCAACGACGCGATGCGGGAGCAGGGCATCGAGGACAGCTACGGGCTGCGGATCACCTGGCGCGCGGGCAGCGGGGAACGCACCGGGCTGGACGACGCGTCGGCCGACCTGCTGACCATGGCGTCGTCGTTCCACTGGGTCGAGTTCGACGCCGGGCTGCGGGAGTTCCGGCGCGTGCTGCGGCCGGGCGGGTGGTTCGCCGCGCTGTGGAACCCGCGCGACGTCGAGGCGAACCCGCTGCTCGCCGAGATCGAAGGCGAGATCCGGCGGCTCAAGCCCGATTTGCGGCGGGTGTCCTCGGGCCGGTCCGGTGTCACCGCGACGCTGACCGCGCGGCTGGCGGCCGAGCCCGGCTACGGCCCGCCGCTCTACCTGGAGGGCCGCCACGTGGTGCGGCAGACGGTCGAGCACTACCTCGGCGTGTGGCGCTCGGCTAACGACGTGCAGGCGCAGCTCGGCCCCGAGGCGTTCGCGAAGTTCCTCGACCACGCGCGCGAGGCGCTGGCCGGGCACGACGTCGTGGAGACGACGTATCTGACCCGGGCGTGGGCGGTGCGGCGGCTGCCTTAG
- a CDS encoding sulfotransferase domain-containing protein, with product MRTGAADDMTDKVFYMLHGLQDRYSALYQDNIARLGPRDVLVASIGSSGQSYLGGILAELGLNYADAYTEALREDGASEPVSAYDDYRERLATPGASRRPWPRFVKTHLTPRFFTGRPLLGVWILVRDPRDALYSWYRFRTEFVQDPLDRLATSFEDWLCRPGPTGLDRLDDWADFHRRWLCGAGRLPRSAITTFEELKRDPLPTLRAGLRAFGLSISDSNIAAAVLRSDFQTVRRRERDQGGDGPGILRRGQPEEWRTWMSPSTADLFGRAHVAALARRFGYHLGERARS from the coding sequence ATGCGCACTGGGGCGGCGGACGACATGACCGACAAGGTGTTCTACATGCTGCACGGCCTGCAGGACCGCTACAGCGCGCTGTACCAGGACAACATCGCCCGGCTCGGCCCGCGGGACGTGCTCGTCGCCAGCATCGGCAGCTCCGGCCAGTCCTACCTGGGCGGCATCCTCGCCGAACTGGGCCTCAACTACGCCGACGCCTACACCGAGGCCCTGCGGGAGGACGGCGCCAGCGAACCGGTTTCCGCCTACGACGACTACCGCGAGCGCCTGGCGACCCCGGGCGCGTCGCGGCGGCCCTGGCCCCGGTTCGTCAAGACCCACCTCACGCCGCGGTTCTTCACCGGCCGCCCGCTGCTCGGCGTGTGGATCCTGGTGCGCGATCCCCGCGACGCGCTGTACTCGTGGTACCGCTTCCGCACCGAGTTCGTGCAGGACCCGCTCGACCGGCTGGCCACCTCGTTCGAGGACTGGCTGTGCCGCCCCGGCCCGACCGGTCTCGACCGGCTCGACGACTGGGCGGACTTCCACCGCCGCTGGCTCTGCGGCGCCGGCCGCCTGCCCCGGTCGGCGATCACGACGTTCGAAGAACTCAAACGCGACCCGCTCCCGACGTTGCGGGCCGGACTGCGCGCGTTCGGACTGTCCATTTCGGACTCTAACATCGCCGCGGCGGTGCTGCGCAGCGACTTCCAGACCGTGCGCCGCCGCGAACGCGACCAGGGCGGCGACGGTCCCGGCATCCTCCGGCGGGGACAGCCGGAGGAATGGCGGACGTGGATGAGCCCGTCCACCGCGGACCTCTTCGGACGGGCGCACGTCGCCGCGCTCGCCCGCCGGTTCGGTTACCACCTCGGAGAAAGGGCACGATCATGA
- a CDS encoding MFS transporter, giving the protein MTLVHAPGRTVVVAIVLSLTNFVAVFDGLVVAVALPAIQTGFGLRPVDGQWVLTAYAVALGGTLLTGGRCGDAFGRRRMLVAGLAVFVAGLLLAGVAWDAWVLFAARAVQGFGAAFAVPNAFATISALRPEAVRDRVFAAVAVAGGLGAAGGAVTGGLITQGLGWRFLFLLTAPVVAAVAITAARVLDEDRRRGAPRPGLLGAALAVTAAALLVYAITNHDLAVAAVGLVLVVPVVRLLPRGVVRDRSLRAAVAGLPGFVFAYDGTVFVGLLFLQQDLTPLQAGLTFTPLGIAVLVGAPLAARLLNRHVWTTVFGGAQAVCAAGLVLLALEHVLPGLVLVGLGAAVSAVTLNGAAGRHAEPADRGSAYGCYETAKYLCGALVVAVLATALECGHAFAFLLAAAVAMLGGLAGCALGRRTT; this is encoded by the coding sequence GTGACGCTCGTGCACGCGCCCGGCCGGACGGTCGTGGTGGCGATCGTGTTGTCGCTGACCAACTTCGTCGCGGTGTTCGACGGGCTCGTCGTCGCCGTGGCGCTGCCCGCGATCCAGACCGGCTTCGGGCTCCGGCCGGTCGACGGGCAGTGGGTGCTGACCGCCTACGCCGTCGCGCTCGGCGGGACCCTGCTCACCGGAGGCCGCTGCGGGGACGCGTTCGGGCGGCGGCGGATGCTGGTCGCCGGGCTGGCCGTGTTCGTCGCCGGCCTGCTGCTCGCCGGCGTCGCCTGGGACGCGTGGGTGCTCTTCGCGGCGCGGGCCGTGCAGGGGTTCGGCGCGGCCTTCGCCGTGCCCAACGCGTTCGCCACCATCAGCGCCCTGCGCCCGGAAGCCGTGCGCGACCGGGTGTTCGCCGCGGTCGCCGTCGCGGGCGGGCTCGGCGCGGCGGGTGGCGCGGTCACCGGCGGGCTCATCACGCAGGGCCTCGGCTGGCGCTTCCTGTTCCTGCTGACCGCCCCGGTCGTCGCGGCCGTGGCGATCACCGCCGCACGGGTCCTCGACGAGGACCGCCGCCGGGGTGCGCCCCGGCCCGGGCTGCTCGGCGCCGCCCTGGCCGTCACCGCGGCCGCGTTGCTGGTGTACGCGATCACCAACCACGACCTCGCCGTTGCCGCCGTCGGGCTCGTGCTCGTCGTGCCGGTCGTGCGGCTCCTGCCGCGCGGGGTCGTGCGGGACCGGTCGCTGCGGGCCGCGGTGGCCGGGCTGCCCGGGTTCGTCTTCGCCTACGACGGCACGGTCTTCGTCGGACTCCTGTTCCTGCAGCAGGACCTCACCCCGTTACAAGCCGGGCTCACCTTCACCCCGCTCGGCATCGCCGTCCTGGTCGGCGCGCCACTGGCCGCACGGCTGCTGAACCGTCACGTGTGGACGACCGTGTTCGGTGGCGCGCAGGCGGTTTGCGCGGCCGGGCTCGTCCTGCTCGCGCTGGAGCACGTCCTGCCCGGGCTGGTGCTCGTCGGCCTCGGCGCGGCCGTCTCCGCGGTCACGCTCAACGGCGCCGCCGGGCGGCACGCCGAGCCCGCGGACCGCGGCAGCGCCTACGGCTGTTACGAGACGGCGAAGTACCTGTGCGGCGCGCTGGTCGTCGCGGTGCTCGCGACCGCGCTGGAGTGCGGCCACGCGTTCGCCTTCCTGCTCGCCGCCGCGGTCGCGATGCTCGGCGGGCTCGCCGGATGCGCACTGGGGCGGCGGACGACATGA
- a CDS encoding NTP transferase domain-containing protein has product MGAATGDRPKCLVELAGRTLLDRQVSALALAGAREVAVVTGWCSWQFERVPLTRFHNAAWAESSMVDSLACAREWLEAGPVVVAYGDIVFTPAAVTAVASAPGPLVVGYDPDWLTQWSRRFGDPLVDAETFAVADGTLTDIGGTPSTLEEVAGQYLGLLKLEPAGWAELSAELSRSDTRRDTTGLLRRLIARKFAVRAVPVPGPWHEFDSARDCVVGEPVLRELDEVLSGAEVAS; this is encoded by the coding sequence ATGGGCGCGGCGACCGGCGACCGGCCGAAGTGCCTCGTCGAACTGGCGGGCCGCACGCTGCTTGACCGGCAGGTCTCCGCGCTGGCGCTGGCCGGGGCGCGGGAGGTCGCGGTGGTGACCGGGTGGTGCTCGTGGCAGTTCGAGCGGGTGCCGCTGACCCGCTTCCACAACGCGGCGTGGGCGGAGTCGTCCATGGTGGACTCGCTGGCCTGCGCCCGCGAATGGCTCGAAGCCGGCCCGGTCGTGGTGGCCTACGGCGACATCGTGTTCACCCCGGCGGCGGTGACCGCGGTGGCGTCGGCGCCGGGGCCGCTGGTGGTCGGGTACGACCCGGACTGGCTCACGCAGTGGTCCCGCCGCTTCGGCGACCCCCTGGTCGACGCGGAGACGTTCGCGGTTGCCGACGGCACGCTGACCGACATCGGCGGCACACCGTCCACTCTGGAGGAGGTAGCGGGGCAGTACCTGGGGCTGCTCAAGCTGGAGCCGGCGGGGTGGGCCGAGCTGTCCGCGGAGCTGTCGCGTTCGGACACCCGCCGCGACACCACCGGTCTGCTGCGGCGGCTGATCGCGCGGAAGTTCGCCGTGCGGGCCGTCCCGGTGCCGGGGCCATGGCACGAGTTCGACTCCGCGCGGGACTGCGTGGTGGGGGAGCCGGTGCTGCGGGAGCTGGACGAGGTGCTGTCCGGCGCGGAGGTGGCGTCGTGA
- a CDS encoding gamma-glutamyl-gamma-aminobutyrate hydrolase family protein (Members of this family of hydrolases with an active site Cys residue belong to MEROPS family C26.): MSGLLAVTQRLLPANEHGEVRLALDVRWWSFLAACGFDGVPMPLDPVAAAKLLWRTGCRGLVLTGGNDLGAAPERDALERYLLRRALERGLPVIGVCRGMQLVLDAFGARLRRVRGHVAVEHRVTGPRGGRTVNSYHDWAVLQAPPEFAVTARCGPVVEAIRHRSLPLAGIMWHPERTDPVHDEDVDLFSEVFGGRNAGGDPGRGTRIPDGRGDRRPAEVPRRTGGPHAA; this comes from the coding sequence GTGTCCGGACTGCTCGCGGTGACCCAGCGGCTGCTGCCCGCCAACGAACACGGCGAGGTGCGGCTCGCGCTCGACGTGCGGTGGTGGTCGTTCCTCGCCGCATGCGGGTTCGACGGCGTGCCGATGCCGCTCGACCCGGTCGCCGCGGCGAAGCTGCTGTGGCGGACCGGGTGCCGCGGGCTGGTGCTGACCGGCGGCAACGACCTGGGCGCGGCCCCGGAGCGGGACGCCCTCGAACGCTACCTGCTGCGCCGCGCCCTGGAACGCGGCCTGCCGGTGATCGGAGTGTGCCGCGGGATGCAGCTGGTGCTCGACGCGTTCGGCGCCCGGCTGCGGCGGGTGCGCGGGCACGTGGCGGTCGAACACCGGGTGACCGGGCCGCGCGGCGGGCGGACCGTCAACAGCTACCACGACTGGGCTGTGCTGCAGGCGCCCCCGGAGTTCGCGGTGACCGCGCGGTGCGGGCCGGTGGTGGAGGCGATTCGGCACCGGTCGCTGCCGCTGGCCGGGATCATGTGGCACCCCGAGCGCACGGACCCGGTGCACGACGAGGACGTCGACCTGTTCAGCGAGGTGTTCGGAGGTCGGAATGCGGGCGGTGATCCTGGCCGCGGGACGCGGATCCCGGATGGGCGCGGCGACCGGCGACCGGCCGAAGTGCCTCGTCGAACTGGCGGGCCGCACGCTGCTTGA
- a CDS encoding adenylyl-sulfate kinase: MTGGVVWITGLSGAGKSAVAVQLVERLRRAGVQPVLLDGDAVRAALDARSFGAEARRQLALTYGRLCRLLAEQGHIVVCATISLRHEVHQWNRRHLSRYAEVFLDVPLEELRRRDPKGIYAGGAEVVGAGQAAELPVAPDLRITNYGATSPRAAADRIFTYCARTGLW; encoded by the coding sequence GTGACGGGCGGGGTCGTGTGGATCACCGGCCTGTCCGGCGCGGGCAAGTCGGCGGTGGCGGTGCAGCTCGTCGAGCGGCTCCGGCGCGCGGGGGTGCAGCCGGTGCTGCTCGACGGCGACGCCGTCCGCGCGGCGCTCGATGCCCGGTCCTTCGGCGCGGAGGCGCGCAGGCAGCTGGCGCTGACCTACGGGCGGCTGTGCCGGTTGCTCGCCGAACAGGGGCACATCGTGGTGTGCGCGACCATCTCGCTGCGGCACGAGGTGCACCAGTGGAACCGCCGCCACCTGAGCCGGTACGCGGAGGTGTTCCTCGACGTGCCGCTGGAGGAGCTGCGCCGCCGCGATCCGAAGGGGATCTACGCCGGCGGCGCGGAGGTGGTCGGCGCGGGGCAGGCCGCCGAGCTCCCGGTGGCGCCCGACCTGCGGATCACCAACTACGGCGCCACCTCGCCGCGCGCCGCAGCCGACCGGATCTTCACCTACTGCGCCCGGACCGGGTTGTGGTGA
- a CDS encoding PEP-utilizing enzyme, which produces MHAPVSPATESFEFGTKAETLARLAPLVRSAVVLPMESFTVDRWRGDPLGVLDRVRGHSWSSAPLIVRSSSRDEDQAGFSNAGRYLSLSDVHGWQELRRAIDIVVRSFDDHPDNQVLVQPQLRDPVASGVVSSCEPSGGAPYRVVNWTESADTAEVTSGRAGVRTWYFLPGPDPLPPTPLLVGLPALIAELEQLSGDEPFEFEFGVAGDGRLVLFQVRPLATARLPLSRRRHRAAVAACQAQVATLQSAGPPALSRDTVLGVMPDWNPAEMIGVRPRPLALSLYRRLITDRIWAESRFRYGYRDLRGTPLLVDLGGLAYIDTRASFSSLVPAALDDRTAARLVRHYLTRLRANPGLHDKVEFGIALSSFHFGTPGDAARLCEANVLDHAEAAALVRALRVLTVRMMSPSGPFTRDLAELDQLSRWQVRRRPRWSPDRIGELVRLCRTQGTLPFAGVARAAFAATALVRSLVATGTLSPADADALLGSATTVSTEMQRDFCTVDRRTFLDRYGHLRPGTYDILSARYDEEPDRYFDWSIRDTPPHPPVFHPTPAQARDVRELLAAHRMPGTERDLFRFVTSAVSAREYGKLQFSRVLSEILVEARRAGERLGFTADDLSYATVDALSQLTGSVRTDSAVLHEAIERGSSRHALTESLCAPAVITGAAELASFVALPGEANFVTQSRVAARVADVSAGDDPAGAIAMITAADPGYDWIFTKGIAGLVTAFGGANSHMAIRALELGIPAAIGVGETQFRNWLRAGALEVDAAAKLVRPVPVAGRPEPEARAS; this is translated from the coding sequence ATGCACGCGCCTGTTTCCCCGGCGACGGAGTCCTTCGAGTTCGGCACCAAGGCCGAAACGCTCGCCAGGCTCGCGCCGTTGGTCCGGTCGGCCGTTGTGCTGCCGATGGAGTCCTTCACCGTCGACCGGTGGCGGGGTGATCCGCTCGGCGTGCTGGACCGGGTGCGCGGGCACAGCTGGTCGAGTGCGCCGTTGATCGTGCGCAGCAGCAGCCGGGACGAGGACCAGGCCGGGTTCTCCAACGCGGGGCGCTACCTGTCACTGTCCGATGTGCACGGCTGGCAGGAGCTGAGGCGGGCAATCGACATCGTGGTCCGGTCCTTCGACGACCATCCGGACAACCAGGTGCTGGTCCAGCCGCAGCTGCGCGACCCGGTGGCCAGCGGCGTCGTCTCCTCGTGCGAACCCAGTGGTGGCGCGCCCTACCGCGTCGTGAACTGGACCGAGAGCGCCGACACCGCCGAGGTCACCTCCGGGCGAGCAGGGGTGCGGACCTGGTACTTCCTGCCCGGCCCCGACCCGCTGCCCCCGACGCCGCTGCTCGTCGGGCTGCCCGCGTTGATCGCCGAGCTCGAACAACTCAGCGGGGACGAGCCGTTCGAGTTCGAGTTCGGCGTCGCCGGGGACGGGCGGCTCGTGTTGTTCCAGGTCCGGCCACTGGCGACCGCCCGCCTCCCGCTGTCCCGGCGGCGGCACCGGGCCGCCGTCGCAGCCTGCCAGGCCCAGGTCGCGACCCTGCAGAGCGCCGGACCGCCCGCGCTGAGCCGCGACACCGTCCTCGGCGTCATGCCCGACTGGAACCCCGCCGAGATGATCGGCGTCCGGCCCCGCCCGCTCGCGCTGTCGCTCTACCGCCGCCTCATCACCGACCGCATCTGGGCCGAGTCCCGGTTCCGCTACGGCTACCGCGACCTGCGCGGCACCCCGCTGCTCGTCGACCTCGGCGGGCTCGCCTACATCGACACCCGCGCCAGCTTCAGCTCGCTGGTGCCCGCCGCACTCGACGACCGCACCGCCGCCCGGCTGGTCCGCCACTACCTGACGCGGCTGCGGGCGAATCCCGGGCTGCACGACAAGGTCGAGTTCGGGATCGCCCTGTCGTCGTTCCACTTCGGCACCCCCGGCGACGCGGCCCGGCTGTGCGAGGCGAACGTGCTCGACCACGCCGAGGCCGCCGCGCTGGTGCGGGCCCTGCGTGTGCTGACCGTGCGCATGATGAGCCCGTCCGGCCCGTTCACGCGCGACCTGGCGGAACTGGACCAGCTGTCCCGGTGGCAGGTGCGCCGCCGGCCCCGCTGGTCGCCGGACCGCATCGGCGAGCTCGTCCGCCTCTGCCGCACCCAGGGCACCCTGCCCTTCGCCGGCGTCGCCCGCGCGGCCTTCGCCGCCACGGCGCTGGTGCGCAGCCTGGTCGCCACCGGCACGCTGTCCCCGGCCGACGCCGACGCCCTGCTCGGCAGCGCCACCACGGTCAGCACCGAGATGCAGCGCGACTTCTGCACCGTCGACCGCCGCACCTTCCTCGACCGCTACGGCCACCTCCGCCCCGGCACCTACGACATCCTCTCCGCCCGCTACGACGAAGAGCCCGACCGCTACTTCGACTGGTCGATCCGCGACACCCCGCCGCACCCGCCGGTGTTCCACCCGACCCCGGCGCAGGCGCGGGACGTGCGCGAACTGCTGGCCGCCCACCGCATGCCCGGCACCGAGCGCGACCTGTTCCGCTTCGTCACCTCCGCGGTGTCCGCCCGCGAGTACGGCAAACTCCAGTTCTCCCGTGTGCTCAGCGAAATCCTGGTCGAGGCGCGCCGCGCTGGCGAGCGGCTCGGGTTCACCGCCGACGACCTGTCCTACGCCACCGTCGACGCCCTGTCCCAGCTCACCGGCTCGGTGCGCACCGACTCGGCCGTCCTGCACGAGGCCATCGAGCGCGGCAGCTCCCGGCACGCCCTGACCGAATCGCTGTGCGCGCCGGCGGTGATCACCGGCGCGGCCGAGCTGGCGTCGTTCGTCGCGCTGCCGGGTGAGGCGAACTTCGTGACCCAGTCCCGGGTCGCGGCGCGGGTCGCCGACGTGAGCGCCGGGGACGATCCCGCCGGGGCGATCGCGATGATCACGGCGGCCGACCCCGGCTACGACTGGATCTTCACCAAGGGCATCGCCGGCCTGGTCACGGCGTTCGGCGGGGCCAACTCGCACATGGCGATCCGCGCGCTGGAACTCGGCATCCCGGCCGCGATCGGCGTCGGCGAGACGCAGTTCCGCAACTGGTTGCGCGCCGGGGCGTTGGAAGTGGACGCGGCCGCGAAACTGGTGCGCCCGGTCCCCGTCGCGGGCCGGCCCGAGCCGGAAGCGCGGGCGTCGTGA
- a CDS encoding MFS transporter, whose translation MTETSAAPPDERTVRRAVAGAAMGNAVEWFDYGIYAYLATSIGLNFFPDADETARLLLVFAGIAIPFVLRPFGGIILGPLGDRFGRRRVLSFTIIMMSGATFVIGLIPNYQTIGVAAPILLLLARLAQGFSTGGEYGGAATFIAEYAPDKRRGFYGSFLEFGTLVGNVVGALLATAVQLGLSEAALNSWGWRIPFLVAGPLGLVGWYLRAKLADTPAFEKAERAGATSRVPLRETFTKMWPQLLNLIGFVILLNVAMYTLIAYMPTYLTEVLELGDTASLLIPLGLMIGMLLVVNAVGALSDRVGRKPLLLTAAIGFLVGSWPAITLLETRSVFGAVVGMAMLSVLLVLMLGTIGSALPAMFPTRNRYSGFAIGYSTSTAAFGSTAPLVITALIDGTGNTAIPAFYLMAAAAIAIVPIMLMPETAGVPINHPTRIPGRTPVTEEEEALAPS comes from the coding sequence ATGACGGAAACCTCCGCAGCCCCACCCGACGAGCGCACCGTCCGCCGTGCCGTGGCCGGCGCGGCCATGGGCAACGCCGTGGAATGGTTCGACTACGGCATCTACGCCTACCTCGCGACCAGCATCGGCCTGAACTTCTTCCCGGACGCCGACGAGACGGCGCGACTGCTGCTGGTCTTCGCCGGGATCGCGATCCCGTTCGTGCTGCGGCCGTTCGGCGGCATCATCCTGGGCCCGCTGGGCGACCGGTTCGGGCGCCGACGCGTGCTGTCGTTCACGATCATCATGATGTCGGGCGCGACGTTCGTCATCGGGTTGATCCCGAACTACCAGACGATCGGGGTGGCGGCGCCGATCCTGCTGCTGCTGGCGAGGCTGGCGCAGGGGTTCTCCACCGGCGGCGAGTACGGCGGGGCGGCGACGTTCATCGCCGAGTACGCGCCGGACAAGCGGCGCGGGTTCTACGGTTCGTTCCTGGAGTTCGGCACGCTGGTCGGCAACGTCGTGGGCGCCCTGCTCGCCACGGCTGTCCAGTTGGGACTGTCCGAAGCGGCGCTGAACAGCTGGGGCTGGCGCATCCCGTTCCTGGTGGCGGGTCCGCTCGGACTGGTCGGCTGGTACCTGCGCGCGAAGCTGGCCGACACGCCCGCGTTCGAGAAGGCGGAACGGGCGGGCGCCACGTCGCGGGTGCCGTTGCGGGAGACGTTCACGAAGATGTGGCCGCAGCTGCTGAACCTGATCGGGTTCGTCATCCTGCTCAACGTGGCGATGTACACGTTGATCGCCTACATGCCGACGTACCTCACGGAGGTGCTCGAACTCGGTGACACTGCGTCACTGCTGATCCCGCTCGGGCTCATGATCGGGATGCTGCTCGTCGTCAACGCGGTGGGTGCGCTGTCGGACCGGGTGGGCCGCAAACCGCTGCTGCTGACGGCCGCGATCGGTTTCCTGGTGGGGAGCTGGCCTGCGATCACCCTGCTGGAGACCCGGTCGGTGTTCGGCGCGGTGGTGGGCATGGCGATGCTGTCGGTGCTGCTGGTGCTGATGCTCGGCACGATCGGCTCGGCGCTGCCCGCGATGTTCCCCACCCGCAACCGGTACAGCGGCTTCGCAATCGGCTATTCGACGTCCACCGCGGCGTTCGGCAGCACGGCGCCGCTGGTGATCACCGCACTGATCGACGGCACCGGCAACACGGCCATCCCGGCGTTCTACCTGATGGCCGCCGCCGCGATCGCCATCGTGCCCATCATGCTGATGCCGGAGACCGCCGGAGTACCCATCAACCACCCGACCCGCATCCCCGGCCGGACACCGGTCACCGAAGAGGAAGAGGCACTAGCACCCTCCTGA
- a CDS encoding HAD family hydrolase: MSAIRRAVVFDCDGLLLDTAAAWYTAFRTGAQALELELSDRQFATLAGASVGAAAARIALWAGQSGETGRVAKMLDEALRTAVELRPPAVLPGALELVSTLAGRVPLAVASNAPAGVLSEVLSGAGLQPAFRAVVSADEVAAPKPAPDVYRAACRRLGADPRGSVALEDSAAGATAAQAAGLSVVVVTDSAWPGRTPLRWPVSGRPALYVTALNDPAVLPHLLHA; the protein is encoded by the coding sequence ATGTCCGCGATCCGCCGTGCCGTGGTCTTCGACTGTGACGGTCTGCTGCTGGACACGGCGGCGGCCTGGTACACCGCGTTCCGGACCGGGGCGCAGGCCCTGGAGCTGGAGCTGAGCGACCGGCAGTTCGCCACCCTGGCCGGGGCGTCGGTGGGGGCGGCGGCCGCGCGGATCGCCCTGTGGGCCGGCCAGTCCGGGGAGACCGGCCGGGTCGCGAAGATGCTGGACGAGGCGCTGCGGACCGCGGTGGAACTTCGGCCGCCCGCCGTGCTGCCGGGGGCACTGGAACTCGTTTCCACGCTGGCCGGGCGCGTTCCGCTGGCGGTGGCGTCGAACGCGCCGGCCGGAGTGCTGTCGGAGGTGCTGAGCGGGGCCGGGCTGCAGCCGGCGTTCCGGGCGGTCGTCAGCGCCGACGAGGTGGCGGCGCCCAAACCGGCGCCGGACGTCTACCGGGCCGCCTGCCGAAGACTCGGGGCCGACCCGCGGGGCTCGGTCGCGCTGGAGGACTCAGCGGCGGGCGCGACGGCGGCGCAGGCGGCCGGACTGTCGGTGGTCGTGGTGACGGACAGCGCATGGCCCGGCCGCACCCCGCTGCGCTGGCCGGTTTCCGGCAGGCCCGCGCTCTACGTGACGGCGCTGAACGACCCCGCCGTCCTGCCGCACCTCCTGCACGCATGA